The following are encoded in a window of Castanea sativa cultivar Marrone di Chiusa Pesio chromosome 5, ASM4071231v1 genomic DNA:
- the LOC142636615 gene encoding aquaporin NIP1-2-like: protein MARNSGTNGNDAVALNVNHEPPTFASKPNHESGFRVSIPFMQKLIAEAVGTYFLIFVGCAAVVVNLDKDKVVTMPGIAIVWGLAVTVLVYSVGHISGAHFNPAVTIAFATCKRFPAKQVPAYIAAQVLGSTLASGTLRLLFQGQQNHFAGTLPAGSNMQSFVIEFIITFYLMFVISGVATDNRAIGELGGLAVGSTVLLNVMFSGPITGASMNPARSLGPAIVHSEYRGIWIYMVAPILGAISGAWVYNVIRYSDNSVLEITKNGSFLKESKNNNPI from the exons ATGGCTAGAAATTCAGGAACCAATGGCAACGATGCTGTTGCTTTGAATGTTAATCATGAACCACCAACCTTTGCCTCCAAACCCAACCATGAATCTGGCTTCCGTGTCTCTATACCTTTCATGCAGAAG TTGATTGCAGAGGCGGTGGGTACATACTTCTTGATATTTGTGGGCTGTGCAGCGGTGGTGGTGAATTTGGACAAGGACAAGGTTGTGACTATGCCAGGAATTGCCATAGTTTGGGGTCTGGCCGTGACGGTTCTGGTTTACTCTGTTGGCCACATCTCTGGTGCTCATTTTAACCCAGCAGTCACTATTGCCTTTGCCACTTGCAAAAGATTTCCAGCCAAGCAG gTGCCTGCTTATATAGCAGCTCAAGTCCTTGGATCAACACTTGCAAGTGGAACACTTAGGTTGCTCTTCCAGGGACAGCAGAACCACTTTGCAGGAACACTGCCGGCTGGGTCAAACATGCAGTCTTTTGTGATTGAGTTCATAATCACATTCTACCTCATGTTTGTCATATCCGGTGTTGCCACTGATAACAGAGCT ATTGGAGAGCTTGGAGGCCTTGCTGTTGGGTCAACGGTCCTACTTAACGTCATGTTTTCAGG GCCAATTACAGGAGCATCAATGAATCCAGCGAGAAGCTTGGGGCCTGCAATTGTACACAGCGAATACAGGGGGATATGGATATACATGGTAGCACCCATTCTTGGGGCTATCTCCGGTGCATGGGTCTATAATGTCATCAGGTACTCCGACAATTCAGTGCTTGAGATCACCAAGAATGGCTCTTTCCTAAAGGAGTCAAAAAACAACAACCCCATCTGA